In Leptolyngbya sp. FACHB-261, a genomic segment contains:
- a CDS encoding DUF4062 domain-containing protein, which yields MVNSVSAELIVEPILNYPRVVEIGKTYLLTVDLRPATALDKWPYADEEVVIYCLLDTAPVFRNEVLGEPAVVLHRFGGTYGPAQFLLTAEPEVQEGFIKVTLVNGWGVPLTVLETQTIYVREQVSSLQSKLTISWEEQEISNQDTSLLTQLDATDRTNRGALNDSGQVEVVANEEEIAEDPPKEVSKASKLPARGHSNFENDIFISYAHIDNQPLTQGQEGWISDFHKALEIRLGQLRGERPRIWRDLKLQGNDDFGLTIVEQFPKVALLVVVLSPRYVRSEWCVRELKEFCRAAEQTGGVRVANEVRIFKVIKTPIPQEQHPEELQPLLGYEFYQIDQTGRVQEFSRIFGPEAERNYWAKLDDLAYDIYQLLDTLSSQRNGFLPQVAAPTGTTIYLAETTFDLSSERDKIRRELQQQGHVVLPDQPLPYSPEFEQSVREYLARCTLSIHLVGERYGIVPEGAERSVVVLQHQLALERDRRDPTFTRLVWMPSDAQAQEPRQAEFLQALQDDSEVLQTSLEELRKLIQDRLSPRSIPKEPELSEAGPARVYLICDQRDLEAIEPLESYLWDQGFEVLPSLFEGDEAEVRQYHQDSLRDCEAALIYYGAGSEVWLRTKLRELQKAAGYGRSSAMLAKAVYVAGSETPQKQRFRTNEALVIKSFEGFSATALKPFEEQVLRDTGALR from the coding sequence ATGGTTAATTCTGTCTCTGCTGAGCTAATTGTAGAACCAATCCTCAACTACCCTAGGGTAGTTGAAATTGGGAAGACCTACCTCTTGACTGTTGACCTGCGTCCAGCGACAGCCCTAGACAAATGGCCGTATGCAGATGAAGAAGTTGTTATCTATTGCCTATTGGACACTGCTCCTGTCTTCCGTAATGAGGTACTAGGTGAGCCAGCTGTAGTACTCCACCGCTTTGGAGGCACCTACGGACCAGCGCAGTTTCTACTTACTGCAGAACCTGAGGTGCAGGAGGGCTTTATTAAGGTCACACTTGTCAATGGTTGGGGCGTACCACTCACAGTTCTTGAAACACAAACTATTTACGTTAGGGAGCAGGTCAGCTCATTACAGAGTAAGCTCACAATCTCCTGGGAAGAGCAGGAGATATCAAACCAAGATACTAGCCTCCTGACGCAACTTGACGCAACAGACCGAACTAATAGGGGGGCTTTAAACGATTCAGGGCAAGTGGAAGTAGTTGCTAATGAGGAGGAAATTGCAGAGGATCCACCCAAAGAGGTGTCAAAAGCATCGAAGCTTCCAGCGCGAGGCCACTCTAATTTTGAGAATGACATCTTCATCAGCTACGCCCATATTGATAACCAGCCGCTGACGCAGGGGCAGGAGGGCTGGATCTCGGATTTTCACAAAGCTCTGGAGATTCGCTTAGGCCAACTGCGCGGGGAACGCCCTAGAATCTGGCGAGATCTGAAACTGCAAGGCAACGATGACTTTGGGCTGACGATTGTGGAGCAGTTTCCCAAGGTGGCGCTACTGGTTGTGGTGCTCTCACCTCGCTATGTTCGCTCGGAATGGTGCGTTAGGGAGCTGAAGGAGTTTTGCCGAGCGGCTGAGCAAACGGGTGGCGTGCGGGTTGCCAATGAGGTGCGCATCTTTAAGGTGATTAAGACGCCGATTCCCCAAGAGCAGCACCCGGAGGAGTTGCAACCGTTGCTGGGCTACGAGTTTTATCAGATTGACCAAACAGGCCGAGTGCAAGAGTTTAGCCGCATTTTTGGGCCGGAGGCTGAGCGCAACTATTGGGCCAAGCTGGACGATCTGGCCTACGACATCTACCAGCTTCTAGACACGCTGAGCAGCCAGCGCAATGGCTTTTTGCCTCAAGTCGCGGCACCCACGGGCACAACCATTTACCTGGCTGAGACGACCTTTGACCTTAGCTCTGAACGCGACAAGATCCGGCGCGAGCTACAGCAGCAGGGCCATGTGGTGCTGCCCGACCAGCCGCTCCCTTACAGCCCGGAGTTTGAGCAGAGTGTGCGGGAGTATTTGGCGCGTTGTACGCTCTCGATCCATTTGGTTGGGGAGCGTTACGGCATTGTGCCTGAGGGGGCGGAGCGCTCGGTGGTGGTGTTGCAGCATCAGTTGGCGCTGGAACGCGACCGTAGGGATCCGACCTTTACTCGCCTAGTCTGGATGCCATCAGATGCCCAGGCGCAGGAACCGCGTCAGGCGGAATTTCTTCAGGCGTTGCAGGATGACTCTGAGGTGTTGCAAACCAGCCTGGAGGAGTTGAGGAAACTGATTCAGGACCGGCTCAGCCCTCGCTCCATACCTAAGGAGCCTGAGCTGAGCGAAGCAGGGCCAGCTCGGGTTTACTTGATCTGCGACCAGCGCGACCTGGAGGCGATTGAGCCTTTGGAGAGCTATCTCTGGGACCAGGGGTTTGAGGTGCTGCCTTCGCTGTTTGAGGGAGATGAGGCGGAGGTGCGGCAGTACCACCAGGACAGTTTGCGCGATTGCGAAGCGGCGCTGATCTACTACGGCGCGGGCAGTGAGGTGTGGTTGCGCACGAAGCTGCGGGAGTTGCAGAAGGCAGCGGGCTATGGCCGGTCGAGCGCGATGTTGGCAAAAGCGGTTTATGTTGCTGGGTCTGAGACGCCCCAGAAGCAGCGCTTTCGCACTAATGAGGCGCTGGTGATTAAGAGCTTTGAGGGTTTCTCGGCTACAGCCCTCAAACCTTTCGAGGAGCAAGTGCTGCGGGACACAGGAGCGTTGCGCTAA
- a CDS encoding restriction endonuclease subunit S: MTLVVGDKLPKEPVQSDALPLGWRWGAFDELTVNFDGQRVPVSNSDRKLIQGAFPYYGASGIIDYVNEYIFDGKYLLIAEDGANLLSRSTPIAFEADGRFWVNNHAHVVQVPGCLIPLSYLRHYINSIDLRVYISGSAQPKLNQKNLNRIQVPLPPLNEQRRIVVKIEALTARSQRAKEALDAIPPLLERFRQSVLAAAFRGDLTADWREENPDVEPASVLLERIRAKRRHQWEVNLSARGRDPSRARCEEVEIPDANDFPELPKNWIWTTLEQLVSSLRNGLSKKPADKPPGIPILRISSVRSMEVDTNDIRFYRVERPDELTPYFLRAGDLLFTRYNGSQEFVGVCGLVPALDYDLIYPDKLIRAQLVKELIVPKYLELVCNVGISRSHIERHVKTSAGQHGIAGSDIKTTPIPLPPLKEQIEIVNLVIERFSAISNLQIYSEDCLNKVSLLNQSILAKAFRGELVPQDPNDEPASVLLERIRTEREAMATKPKRGRSVKERKGSTKTKIDPKQQTIAFDKDD, from the coding sequence ATGACACTAGTAGTAGGTGATAAGCTTCCCAAAGAACCCGTACAGTCGGATGCCTTACCTTTAGGTTGGCGCTGGGGAGCGTTTGATGAGTTAACTGTTAATTTTGATGGCCAAAGAGTGCCTGTGAGTAATTCCGATAGGAAATTGATACAAGGAGCTTTTCCTTACTACGGTGCTTCTGGTATAATCGACTATGTTAACGAGTATATTTTCGATGGAAAATATCTATTGATTGCAGAAGACGGGGCAAACCTTCTTAGTCGTTCAACGCCGATTGCATTTGAAGCTGACGGAAGATTTTGGGTAAACAACCACGCTCATGTAGTGCAAGTTCCCGGGTGTTTGATTCCGCTTTCATATTTGCGTCACTACATTAATTCAATAGACCTGAGAGTCTATATTTCTGGCTCAGCACAACCTAAGCTAAACCAGAAAAATTTGAATCGTATTCAGGTTCCTCTTCCACCCCTCAACGAACAACGCCGCATCGTCGTCAAAATCGAAGCCCTCACAGCCCGAAGCCAGCGGGCAAAAGAGGCACTCGACGCTATCCCACCCCTACTAGAGCGATTCCGTCAATCGGTCCTTGCTGCTGCTTTTCGTGGCGACCTGACGGCTGATTGGAGGGAGGAGAATCCGGATGTTGAACCGGCATCAGTTTTGCTGGAGCGCATTAGAGCTAAACGTCGCCATCAATGGGAGGTCAACCTCTCCGCCAGAGGTAGAGATCCTTCTAGGGCAAGGTGTGAGGAAGTAGAGATCCCGGATGCTAATGACTTTCCTGAACTTCCGAAAAACTGGATATGGACAACTCTAGAGCAACTTGTCTCCTCTCTTCGTAACGGTTTATCGAAGAAGCCAGCAGATAAACCACCTGGCATTCCAATTCTTCGCATCTCGTCCGTTCGATCAATGGAAGTTGACACAAATGATATACGCTTCTATCGGGTAGAAAGACCTGATGAATTAACCCCATATTTCCTAAGAGCAGGGGATTTGCTTTTTACGCGATATAACGGTAGCCAAGAATTTGTTGGCGTTTGTGGCTTAGTACCAGCGCTAGACTATGATTTGATTTATCCTGACAAGCTTATACGAGCTCAGCTTGTTAAAGAATTAATTGTCCCCAAATATCTTGAGCTTGTGTGTAATGTTGGGATTTCGCGCTCACACATTGAAAGGCATGTGAAAACCTCCGCAGGGCAGCACGGTATTGCTGGTTCTGACATCAAAACCACACCAATTCCATTGCCTCCTCTTAAGGAACAGATTGAAATTGTAAATCTTGTTATCGAAAGATTTTCAGCAATAAGCAACCTCCAAATATATTCAGAAGACTGTCTTAACAAAGTTTCACTTCTCAATCAATCTATCCTAGCCAAAGCCTTTCGAGGTGAACTGGTTCCCCAGGATCCCAACGATGAACCTGCATCCGTTCTACTAGAGCGCATCCGTACCGAGCGCGAGGCAATGGCTACCAAGCCCAAACGTGGCCGGAGTGTAAAAGAGCGCAAGGGTTCTACCAAAACCAAAATTGACCCTAAGCAGCAAACTATTGCCTTTGATAAGGATGATTAG
- a CDS encoding DUF4351 domain-containing protein, protein MTDHDRLFKELLSTFFWEFVELFLPEVFAYVERDSITFLPQEIFTDITSGERREVDLLAQVRFRAQDAYFLIHLENQAQSRAEFAQRMFYYFARLHEKYALPVYPVVIFAFDEPFRPEPSSYQVEFPDRKVLEFNFASVQLNRLNWRDFLEQRNPVAAALMAKMRIEPRDRPRVKLECLRLLATLRLDPARTQLISGFVDTYLRLNEVEERAFQAELDKIVPTEREQVMEIVTSWMEQGIQQGIQQGIQQGIQREVTLVLRLLNRRFGNLNTTLEEQVRGLSVDQLENLAEAVFDFSTEADLINWFNQIE, encoded by the coding sequence ATGACCGATCATGACCGTTTGTTCAAGGAACTCCTATCCACTTTTTTCTGGGAATTCGTTGAACTGTTTTTGCCTGAAGTTTTTGCTTATGTGGAGCGAGACTCAATCACATTTCTACCTCAAGAAATCTTTACAGATATAACGTCTGGAGAGCGGCGAGAAGTCGATCTATTAGCGCAGGTTCGCTTCAGGGCACAAGACGCTTATTTTCTAATCCATTTGGAAAACCAGGCGCAGTCTAGAGCTGAGTTTGCTCAGAGAATGTTTTACTATTTTGCGCGGCTACATGAGAAATATGCACTGCCCGTTTATCCAGTTGTGATTTTCGCCTTTGATGAACCTTTCCGGCCTGAGCCAAGCAGTTATCAAGTTGAGTTTCCAGATCGTAAAGTTCTGGAGTTTAACTTTGCTTCAGTTCAGCTGAACCGTTTGAACTGGCGAGACTTTCTTGAGCAGCGCAATCCAGTAGCGGCAGCTTTGATGGCCAAAATGAGGATCGAGCCTAGGGACCGGCCCAGGGTCAAGTTAGAATGCTTGCGACTGCTGGCAACATTGCGACTTGATCCTGCCCGGACGCAGCTAATTTCTGGGTTTGTGGATACCTACCTGCGGCTGAATGAGGTGGAGGAAAGGGCGTTCCAGGCTGAGCTTGATAAGATAGTTCCAACTGAGCGGGAGCAGGTTATGGAGATTGTCACCAGTTGGATGGAGCAAGGCATTCAACAGGGCATTCAGCAGGGAATTCAACAGGGCATTCAGCGGGAAGTCACTCTGGTATTGCGTCTGCTCAATCGTCGTTTCGGAAATCTAAATACAACTCTAGAGGAGCAGGTTCGCGGCTTATCTGTTGATCAGCTGGAGAATTTAGCAGAAGCCGTGTTTGATTTTTCCACTGAAGCAGATCTGATTAATTGGTTCAATCAAATTGAATGA
- the hsdR gene encoding type I restriction-modification system endonuclease, translated as MIASQNFAFLQVHDTQLVRLGTLAEQYFVTDPNTCLIKLRQFSELLAQLVAARVGLYLEGENQVDLLRRLRDEGLLNRDAGQLFYELRVTGNKATHALSGDHRSALSCLKYARELGIWFHKSFSKERNFKPGPFIPPPDPRSETQALKQELERLRAEAQVARTMAEAAQASALEEAQLREVAEELLIEAEAKAQEVQAHLVEIQAQATREAPQAIQQVIRQAQQAETEIVLDEAETRRLIDRKLQAAGWEADSEQLTFANGIRPQKGKNLAIAEWPTQGGRADYALFVGLEAVAVVEAKRRSKDVSADIDQAKRYSRTFQILGNETLSGGPWREFKVPFVFATNGREYLKQLRTKSGIWFCDLRRPENLRYPLNGWYTPKGLLDLLAQDVDQAQAKLAQEDFNYDLKLREYQIKAIQATESALAEGRRELLLAMATGTGKTKTCIALVYRLLKTKRFRRVLFLVDRTALGEQTDNAFKESRMESLQSFSDIFDVKGLKDATPEAATRVQISTVQAFVKRILYASDERAVPPVDQYDCIVIDECHRGYLLDRELSDTELSFRDADDYISKYRRVLEHFDAVKIGLTATPALHTTEIFGPPIYQYSYREAVIDGHLIDHEPPFRIETKLSQEGIVWKQGDSIAKFDPKTGKLDLANAPDEVKLEVEQFNRRVITQEFNRVVCEALASYLDPALPEKTLVFCVDDNHADLVVDQLKTALANQYGSVEDDAVLKITGKADQPLQLIRRFRNEQNPKIAVTVDLLTTGIDVPSICNLVFLRRVNSRILYEQMLGRATRLCPDIGKQVFRIFDAVDLYAGLEAFTNMKPVVVDPKISFAQLVEELGRVQASDALALVVDQLLVKLQRKRQSMSPEGRAELETLAGMPLDEMVSQLRQAKPDQVQQWFQGRESLAVLLDQRREANQPILVSYHVDELQSISRGYGVAGDGAYRQRPADYLDDFKRFLTQNQNEIAALLVVTQRPRELTRAQLRELRLLLDRAGYSEQALRSAWQDVTNQDIAASIIGFIRQAALGDALVPYEERVDRALKKILTSRAWTPPQRQWLERIGKQLKVETIVDREALDQGMFKVQGGGFERLNRTFEGKLEEILVEINDALWQSAS; from the coding sequence ATGATAGCATCCCAGAATTTTGCGTTTCTGCAGGTTCATGACACACAATTAGTGCGACTCGGTACTCTGGCCGAGCAGTACTTCGTAACTGATCCCAATACTTGTCTAATTAAGTTGCGCCAGTTTAGCGAGCTGCTGGCTCAGCTGGTAGCAGCAAGGGTAGGGCTTTACCTGGAGGGCGAAAATCAGGTCGATTTGTTGCGCCGCCTCCGGGATGAAGGCCTACTCAACAGAGATGCTGGACAGCTTTTCTATGAGTTGCGTGTGACTGGTAACAAAGCAACTCATGCTTTGTCTGGAGATCATCGCTCAGCGCTGAGTTGTCTCAAGTACGCTCGAGAGTTGGGGATCTGGTTTCACAAGTCCTTTTCCAAGGAGCGCAACTTTAAGCCAGGCCCGTTCATTCCACCTCCAGATCCAAGGAGTGAGACACAGGCTCTCAAGCAGGAACTGGAGCGGCTGCGAGCTGAGGCCCAGGTAGCCCGGACGATGGCTGAAGCAGCCCAAGCCTCAGCCTTAGAGGAAGCACAGTTGCGGGAGGTGGCTGAGGAGCTCCTGATAGAAGCAGAAGCCAAAGCTCAGGAGGTGCAGGCACATCTAGTTGAGATTCAAGCCCAAGCAACTCGTGAAGCACCGCAGGCTATTCAGCAAGTCATCCGTCAAGCACAGCAGGCTGAGACAGAGATCGTGCTTGATGAGGCCGAGACACGACGCCTCATTGACCGGAAACTGCAAGCAGCTGGCTGGGAAGCAGATTCGGAGCAACTCACTTTTGCCAATGGCATTCGTCCCCAGAAGGGCAAGAACTTAGCAATCGCAGAGTGGCCCACCCAGGGAGGCCGAGCGGATTACGCCTTGTTTGTTGGGCTTGAGGCGGTTGCTGTAGTGGAGGCTAAGCGCAGGAGTAAGGATGTCTCTGCTGATATTGACCAGGCTAAGCGCTACAGCCGTACCTTTCAAATTCTAGGAAATGAGACGCTGTCGGGCGGCCCTTGGCGCGAGTTCAAGGTCCCTTTTGTCTTTGCCACCAACGGGCGGGAGTATCTGAAGCAACTGCGCACCAAAAGTGGAATCTGGTTCTGTGACCTGCGCCGTCCTGAGAACCTGCGCTATCCCCTCAACGGCTGGTACACGCCCAAAGGACTGCTTGATTTACTGGCACAGGATGTGGACCAGGCACAGGCAAAGCTAGCTCAGGAAGACTTTAACTATGACCTGAAGCTGAGGGAATACCAGATTAAGGCGATCCAGGCGACTGAGTCTGCTTTGGCTGAGGGAAGGCGAGAGCTACTTCTCGCAATGGCAACGGGCACGGGTAAAACGAAAACCTGTATTGCTCTGGTTTACCGGCTGCTAAAGACAAAACGCTTTCGGCGAGTGTTGTTTTTGGTAGACCGCACCGCGTTGGGAGAGCAGACTGACAACGCTTTCAAAGAAAGCCGGATGGAGAGCCTTCAGAGCTTTTCAGACATTTTTGATGTCAAGGGGCTGAAGGACGCAACTCCTGAAGCGGCAACTAGGGTCCAAATCTCAACCGTCCAGGCATTTGTAAAGCGGATTCTCTATGCATCAGATGAGCGGGCAGTGCCCCCTGTAGATCAGTACGACTGCATTGTGATCGATGAGTGCCATCGGGGCTATTTGCTGGATCGGGAGCTGAGTGATACTGAACTGAGTTTCCGAGACGCTGACGATTACATTTCTAAGTATCGTCGCGTGCTGGAACACTTCGACGCGGTGAAGATTGGTCTGACGGCAACCCCAGCGCTGCACACAACCGAGATTTTTGGGCCTCCAATCTATCAGTACAGCTACCGTGAGGCAGTGATTGATGGCCACTTGATTGACCATGAGCCACCCTTCCGAATCGAAACAAAGCTGTCTCAAGAAGGCATCGTTTGGAAGCAGGGGGACTCAATAGCAAAGTTTGATCCCAAGACCGGGAAGCTGGATCTAGCGAATGCGCCGGACGAGGTGAAGTTAGAGGTTGAGCAGTTCAACCGTAGGGTGATCACCCAAGAGTTCAACCGAGTGGTTTGCGAGGCGCTAGCTTCTTACCTTGACCCGGCTCTGCCAGAGAAAACCCTGGTCTTTTGCGTGGATGATAATCACGCAGATCTCGTGGTGGACCAGCTGAAAACAGCGCTGGCTAATCAATACGGCAGTGTGGAAGATGATGCAGTTTTAAAGATTACAGGTAAGGCAGATCAGCCTTTGCAGTTGATTCGGCGCTTCCGGAACGAGCAGAATCCCAAAATTGCAGTAACGGTGGATCTGCTCACAACTGGCATAGATGTGCCTTCTATCTGCAACCTAGTGTTTCTGCGTCGGGTGAATAGCCGTATTCTGTACGAGCAAATGTTGGGACGGGCGACGCGGCTCTGTCCGGACATCGGCAAGCAGGTCTTCCGCATTTTTGATGCGGTGGATCTCTATGCGGGCTTGGAGGCGTTCACCAACATGAAACCAGTCGTGGTGGATCCCAAGATTTCGTTTGCGCAGTTGGTTGAGGAGTTGGGTCGCGTGCAGGCATCTGATGCTTTGGCCTTGGTCGTGGATCAACTGCTGGTAAAACTTCAGCGCAAGCGGCAGTCGATGTCACCAGAGGGGCGGGCGGAGTTGGAGACCCTGGCCGGAATGCCACTTGATGAGATGGTGAGTCAGTTGCGTCAGGCAAAGCCTGACCAAGTCCAGCAGTGGTTCCAAGGCCGGGAGTCCTTGGCAGTTCTCCTTGATCAGCGTCGGGAAGCAAATCAGCCCATTCTGGTGTCGTATCACGTTGATGAGTTGCAGAGCATCTCGCGGGGTTACGGTGTGGCAGGAGATGGGGCTTATCGCCAGCGACCAGCAGACTATCTCGATGACTTCAAGCGTTTCTTGACTCAGAACCAAAACGAGATCGCAGCGCTGCTAGTCGTCACCCAACGCCCTCGGGAGCTGACACGGGCACAACTGCGAGAGCTGCGGCTGCTATTAGATCGGGCAGGCTACTCAGAGCAGGCGTTACGGTCGGCCTGGCAAGACGTGACGAATCAGGACATTGCCGCGTCGATCATTGGCTTCATTCGGCAGGCCGCGCTGGGAGATGCGCTGGTGCCTTATGAAGAACGAGTGGATCGGGCTCTCAAGAAAATTCTGACGAGTCGGGCTTGGACCCCACCGCAAAGGCAGTGGTTGGAGCGCATTGGCAAACAGCTCAAGGTGGAAACCATTGTGGACCGGGAGGCCTTAGATCAGGGCATGTTCAAAGTTCAGGGGGGTGGCTTTGAGCGGCTGAACCGAACTTTCGAGGGCAAGTTGGAGGAAATTCTGGTAGAGATTAATGATGCGCTTTGGCAGAGTGCAAGTTAG
- a CDS encoding N-6 DNA methylase → MNATSDIVQKLWNLCHVLRDEGISYLQYVTELTYLLFLKMMAETGGESQLPEGYRWGDLVVREGIEQLTFYRSLLLDLGLHSSPQVKAIFANAQTALKQPKILQKLVKSIDGLDWYSAKAEGLGDLYEGLLEKNASEKKSGAGQYFTPRPLIDSMVALMKPQAGEHIQDPAAGTGGFLIAADRYIKERTDNLFNLPEAEQNFQRRDAFYGMELVQDAHRLLLMNMMLHAIEGNVQLGDTLSGDGQRLAKADLILTNPPFGTKKGGGLPSRDDFTYATSNKQLAFLQHIYRGLKVEGRAAVVLPDNVLFEDGQGRQIRSDLMGKCNLHTILRLPTGIFYAQGVKTNVLFFQRGNTDKGNTEAVWIYDMRTNMPSFGKRTPLSRVHFKNFEAAYGDDPNGGSLRVDEGENGRFRRFSREQITKRGENLDISWLRDESLHSGDDLPEPDEIAAEIMLRLRAAMEEMEALSELLEAE, encoded by the coding sequence ATGAATGCGACTTCTGATATTGTCCAAAAGCTCTGGAACCTGTGCCATGTCTTGCGGGATGAGGGCATCAGCTATCTGCAATATGTCACGGAGCTAACCTATCTGCTGTTTCTGAAGATGATGGCAGAGACCGGGGGCGAGAGTCAGCTGCCTGAGGGATACCGCTGGGGTGATTTGGTGGTGCGCGAGGGGATTGAGCAGCTCACATTCTATCGGTCGCTACTGTTGGACTTAGGGCTGCACAGTTCACCTCAAGTGAAGGCGATTTTTGCCAATGCACAGACAGCCCTGAAGCAGCCCAAGATTTTGCAAAAGCTTGTGAAGTCGATTGATGGACTGGACTGGTACTCAGCGAAAGCGGAGGGGCTTGGCGATCTGTACGAAGGGCTGCTGGAGAAGAACGCTAGCGAGAAGAAGTCAGGGGCTGGGCAGTATTTCACGCCGCGTCCGCTGATTGATTCGATGGTTGCACTGATGAAACCGCAAGCAGGGGAGCACATTCAAGACCCTGCAGCAGGCACAGGTGGTTTTCTGATTGCGGCAGACCGCTACATCAAGGAGCGCACGGATAACTTATTTAATTTGCCAGAGGCGGAGCAGAACTTTCAGCGACGGGATGCATTCTACGGCATGGAGTTGGTGCAAGATGCGCACCGATTGTTGCTGATGAACATGATGCTGCATGCGATTGAGGGAAATGTGCAGCTGGGGGATACCCTTTCGGGGGATGGTCAACGTTTGGCGAAGGCAGATTTGATTCTGACCAACCCCCCCTTTGGCACGAAGAAGGGTGGGGGGCTACCGTCACGGGACGACTTCACCTACGCGACTTCCAACAAGCAGTTGGCGTTTTTGCAGCACATTTATAGAGGTTTGAAAGTGGAGGGACGGGCAGCGGTGGTGCTGCCGGACAATGTGCTGTTTGAGGATGGGCAGGGTCGTCAGATTCGATCTGACCTGATGGGCAAATGCAACCTGCATACAATTCTGCGGTTGCCTACGGGAATTTTCTACGCACAGGGTGTGAAGACCAATGTGCTGTTTTTCCAACGGGGCAATACCGATAAGGGCAATACTGAGGCGGTTTGGATTTATGACATGCGCACCAACATGCCCTCGTTTGGCAAGCGCACCCCACTGAGCCGTGTTCATTTCAAGAACTTCGAGGCGGCCTATGGCGATGACCCCAATGGTGGTAGCCTGCGGGTTGATGAGGGTGAGAATGGGCGCTTCCGCCGTTTCTCACGAGAGCAAATCACCAAGCGAGGCGAAAACCTTGACATTTCCTGGCTGAGGGATGAGAGCTTGCATTCGGGCGATGACCTGCCCGAACCTGATGAAATCGCTGCTGAGATCATGCTGAGGCTGCGAGCGGCGATGGAGGAAATGGAGGCGCTGTCTGAATTGCTGGAGGCGGAATAG
- a CDS encoding AAA family ATPase, which produces MTAVPLKPIQIMPYTLMVGQKQLKLALELAFIAPRIGGVLLSGQRGTGKSTVVRAFGTMISGRLPVTLPINVTEDRVVGGWEINQLLQGKLVSQPGLLEEADGGLLYIDEVNLLDDHIVNILLDVTSTGVLVVEREGKDEKKEVRFTLVGTMNPSEGGLRPQLLDRFGLMVDVTAEEDENLRIEILQTLLNYDAALSLERNQQQGRPLEVLRAARQKDLLRRELLHQAQARFEKVILSRDMAECCVRVSKNFQVEGHRGDYTLATAARAVAALKGADTVAIEDIVEVTPLALQHRRQGALQGGGAPWTTKDTELVAELVKGSPQSMADTTKSSHS; this is translated from the coding sequence ATGACAGCTGTGCCCCTGAAGCCAATTCAAATCATGCCCTATACGCTCATGGTTGGCCAGAAGCAACTCAAACTGGCTCTAGAACTAGCATTCATTGCGCCCAGAATTGGTGGGGTGTTGCTAAGCGGGCAACGCGGGACAGGCAAATCTACTGTTGTTCGTGCCTTCGGGACCATGATCAGTGGCAGATTGCCAGTGACCTTACCAATCAACGTGACAGAAGATAGGGTAGTGGGCGGCTGGGAGATCAATCAACTATTGCAGGGCAAGCTAGTTTCACAACCCGGTTTGTTGGAGGAGGCCGATGGAGGTTTGCTCTATATTGATGAGGTTAACCTGCTGGATGACCATATTGTTAACATCCTGCTGGATGTGACTTCCACGGGTGTATTAGTCGTGGAGCGTGAGGGAAAGGATGAAAAGAAAGAGGTGCGCTTTACTTTGGTAGGGACAATGAACCCTTCTGAAGGGGGCTTGCGTCCTCAATTACTTGATCGCTTCGGGCTAATGGTTGATGTAACCGCTGAGGAAGATGAAAACCTGCGAATAGAGATACTACAAACTTTGCTGAATTATGATGCCGCTCTATCTTTAGAAAGAAATCAGCAGCAGGGGAGACCACTTGAGGTGCTACGGGCTGCTCGCCAGAAAGATTTGCTCCGAAGAGAGTTGCTACATCAAGCTCAAGCCCGATTCGAGAAAGTTATTTTGTCTCGTGATATGGCTGAGTGCTGTGTGCGTGTGAGCAAGAATTTTCAGGTTGAGGGTCATCGTGGTGACTACACCTTGGCAACAGCTGCAAGGGCTGTAGCAGCACTTAAGGGGGCAGACACAGTGGCAATTGAGGACATAGTGGAGGTAACACCATTAGCCCTCCAGCACCGACGTCAGGGTGCTCTACAGGGTGGAGGAGCACCTTGGACTACCAAGGATACAGAGTTGGTAGCAGAGCTTGTTAAAGGCAGCCCTCAGAGTATGGCTGATACAACTAAAAGTTCTCATTCTTGA